The genomic window GTTGAGCAGGTGATCGCCGATCGCCCGCGCCTTCTGGATGGCGGGATTGTGTACCGAGATGGTGCGGGCGTTGCGCCAGTGCCGATCCAGCCGCTGGCGCTCCGAGACGACCGAGGCGCCACCGACTTCGAAGAGCAGCGTGGTGGCGGGCAGCACCAGGTCGATCACCGCGATCTGCGCTTGCGCGGCGGCGAGTTCGGCTGCCACCAAAGACTTTTCGTCCTTCGCGCCGCTCGCGAGCACCTCGTCGAGGATGTCGGCGACCGCGAGCACGCTCGACTTGGCGGCGAACGCGGCGGCGGACAGCCGACCGATCACCTGTTGTACCAGCGGATCCTCGCGCGGCAGATCGGCGGCGGAGTGTGAGTAACTGCGCGTGCGTCCCGCCACCCACTCCCTGGCGTCTCGCTCCGCGCGCTGCGCGATGCCCGCGAGCACCGACAGCTGGACAAGTTGGAGATAGGAGGTCGCGTAGGTCGGGCCGGGAGCGCCATAGCCGGGGCCGAGGATGCGCTCCTCGGCCACCACGACATCGGTGAATTCCGTGGTGCCACTGGCCGTGAGCCGCTGTCCGAAGCCGTCCCAGTCATCGTGCTGACGCACGCCCGCGGCGCTGGCGTCGACGAGCACCCCCACCCGCTCGCCATCCCGGTCCGCAGCGACCAGGATGTAGTCCGCGTACAGGGAACCGGTGCTGTAGTACTTCACGCCGTTGAGCAGCCAACGGTCGCCGTCCTTGGTCAGCCGGGTGCGGTAGCGGTCCACCGCGCCGACGCCCGGTTCGGTGATGGCATTGCCGACCAGCGTGCTCGTCGCCGTCCGCAACCACTGCTCACGGCTGGGCCCCGGCTCGGCGAGCAGCTGGTCCTCGACGAACGAGA from Nocardia iowensis includes these protein-coding regions:
- a CDS encoding acyl-CoA dehydrogenase family protein, with translation MTSIETESATDSELDAVFGPIFERIAQGAVEREVDRRLPFDEVGRLRAAKFGALRVPVEFGGYGVTVRQLFRQLIELAAAESNLPQALRVHFSFVEDQLLAEPGPSREQWLRTATSTLVGNAITEPGVGAVDRYRTRLTKDGDRWLLNGVKYYSTGSLYADYILVAADRDGERVGVLVDASAAGVRQHDDWDGFGQRLTASGTTEFTDVVVAEERILGPGYGAPGPTYATSYLQLVQLSVLAGIAQRAERDAREWVAGRTRSYSHSAADLPREDPLVQQVIGRLSAAAFAAKSSVLAVADILDEVLASGAKDEKSLVAAELAAAQAQIAVIDLVLPATTLLFEVGGASVVSERQRLDRHWRNARTISVHNPAIQKARAIGDHLLNGADLPFAWSAGERKPAAGAAQ